The Notamacropus eugenii isolate mMacEug1 chromosome 4, mMacEug1.pri_v2, whole genome shotgun sequence DNA window CTGACTATTCTTTTTTATAATCCCAGGACCCAGAAGACCACCATAGAAACACCTGGATCACCAGAACTTCCCATCCAACTAGGTCCTTGTTACTTAGCTTTCTTCATTTTGGGATTCATTGTATACTCTTTTCAGGCACATTCCAAAACTTTTCTACTGTTGTCCTACTGTCTTATTTTCTCATATCTATAGTTTTCTGTTACCTCTTACTTTAATGGTAAAGGCAGATTACCACAGAATTACTCACCTCAGGAAATTACggttatgctttaaaaaaaaaaaaaatttcaatctgaaaagtttcctcatctacctcAAAATTTATCATATCCACTTGATTccaaataatatattattttgattCTTCATACAGTTTCCATTTCTCTACCCTCATGCTCTCTTCTTTCAGTCTTACTTGAGTCCTCTATCTGGTACTCAGAGAATATAGTGAAAATTCAGAAGTTTTACCAGTTTCCACTCTTTAGCAGATCTTTGCTGTGTTTGGGATCATTGGGACCAccccttctttctttaaaaatacttcttttttCCAAGGTTTGTCCTTTCCTCACATTCCCCAAAGTCTTCAGACTACCAAGTCTTGTGTATCTATTACTTTTCCCCCCATCACATTCTACTTTGTAGATATtccagtggacagagcactgggcctgataTCAGGGAGACGAGTTCAAATATGGTACTTATGGTCTACAAGGGGAGATTGGGCACACAGGCTGACAGAAAGAGCTGTGAATGagaatttatttagcatctactacatatcaggcactgtgtgaaatattttttgagatatcatttgatccttaaacaACCCTGAGAGCTAATTGCtgtcttattatcctcattttacagttgagaaaactgaggcaaataggtgacctgcctagagtcacacagcatcTGAGATCTGATATTAAATTTGACCTCaagtgttcttgactccaggtccagtgctctatccacagggATATCTACAAAGTAGCATGTGATGGGCAGGGGAGAGAGTGATAGATACACAAATTACTCTAGAAAAATgtttaagggattttttttaattgggaaggGAATAATAATGAAAAGCTTTGTGGAAGAGATGGTACTTGAACTACAGTTTGAAATATGAGGATTTTAAGAAGCTATGATAAAGTAGGCGTGCATTCTAAGTATAGAAGTTGGCTTGTGGAAATGTATGGAGTTAGAATAAAATCAATGGCAGAGAAACAATAGCTAGCCTTTATAGAATACTTTAATGTCGATAAAACATTTTACTGATGTACTCACTtagtcctcataacaaccctgtgaggtgaatactattattatctccactttacagatgaggaaactgagcttcaggtaggttaagttacttgcctagggttagACAGCTGGTATCtgagaatctgaactcagatcttcctgacttcaagtccagcatctAACCTTTGCATCAACTAACTAGCTGTCTCTAGGCAGAGTCCAGATAAGGATTGAAGGTAGCAAGTTTAGTTTGATTGGAAGTGAACAGAACAATGCAAAAATAAGGCTAAAAAGGTACTATTTCTATCACCGATATTACCATTACCCTCTACTACCTGAGTTCAATCCTTCATTTATCTTTATATAAAGAAGATAGTTACCAAGTCCTATCTATTGTTTTATTACACATCTCTAatgcttccccttctcttcccagtAGCACTCCAGTTGTAGCACCCTCATCATGATTCATCTAGATGACTTCAACAgcatttgggggtggagggggggaaAGACAAGGGAGAAAGACTGCATTCATCATTCTTTGGTACAGGGAATTCCCAAAGAGGTAAATCCCTTAACCAATGCAGATCCCAAATTCATCAGCATCACCTTAGCTCtacaaggtgggggggggggggaaggaaagggggaagtagagggagagagagatgatttCCTTAATTGGAGACCCTCAACAGCTTCTTAACTGATCTTTCTACTTCCTCGTTTCTTCTCCAGGCAGTCTTAGGATCCCAAcatattaattttcctaaaacataggaaGCAGTAGGATGTGGTGTTACTTCAGTTCTCATGGCTCTAGTCcactgccactggacttcaggtctcagttttctatcatctgtgtgaccttaagcaagtacctttccttattttataagAGTAGAAATAACACATGCACCATCTGTCTCCTAGggttaagaaaaattaaatgacagcATACAGAACATGAGCAAACACTGAGAGGCATTATTGGCATAGGCTCAATTCTTGCttgtgacacatactggctgtatgaccctggacaagttactagAGCTCTCCACATCTCAGACAAGTCAGAGAAAAGGTGCCAATCACAAAGTTAGGAGGAAAGGGtggaacaaggaagaaaacacCGAACTTAAAGTTATTTATATAGTCTGATAATTCTCAGTGGATGACTCACCTACAGGATAAAATCTTAACTTCCTCTCAACTTTCAAAAGCCTCCTCAATCTGGCTTCACTCTACTTATCCAACTGAAGACTGTCACCATCACATTCTATATGCCATTCTCCCCCAAATGCCATGGTCAAACTTGAATACGTCTACTCAtcatattcccttccttcttggTCTGGCACATCTTCCAAGTCATCTTTCAGTTCTCACCTGCCTCAGCCTGCCTTCTTTTAACACTCCCCAAGCTATGTTAATCTCCCCTGTATGTGGTGAACTGTCCTAGAGGACAGAGATACTTATCCTTTACCCCTATTCCACACTTTCACAGAAAAAGCCAGTCAAATATACTTACGAAGCTTACTTCTTGGTAGGGCCAAGATAGTCAAGTAAAGATAGTAGAGTAACAGTACAGACTTTTTAGAGCACTTCCCCCCAAGctcagtcaaatacctgtaaaaaaaaatgactctaaaattctggagctgcagaacccacagaatgatggagtgaagcaaatctccagcccaagacatcctggaaggttgctgggaagtgtctattgtgtcACGCTGGGAGCAAAGTGCACCCCAGCATGGACCCTGCCAGCATAgaagggacctgagcaggccttggggctACTGAATCTTTCACACCTGTGACTGTTTCCAAACTTCATGACTCTAAAACtttgaggacaaattggaaggtcagtggaaaaaaagttgtgggacctgtgtgagagtaGAGTGCTGCCCTAAGGCAGCAGAGTGGGAGGGGGTGGAAGAACCCTTGACAGCCACAGCAATAGCAGAAGCAGCTGCAGCCACattttctggagctctaggcccacagattgtgggggaaatTGAGTGGCTGATAGTATACCCCTTACCCTCACCGAAAGCAAAgaaattaccttgacaaagagctcagaagtcaagtaaatggctggggaaatgagaaaaaccagaaaaagaatcagactatagaatcttacttaggtgacaaggaagaccaaaacatgcaaacagaaaataacaaagtcaaagctcctctatccaaagccttcaagaaaaatatgaattggtctctggCCAAGGAAgaactccaaaaggattttgaaaaccaagtgaaagaagtagagcaaaaattaggaagagaaatgagagtgatgcaataaaatcatgaaaaacaagtcaaaggagacccaaaaaatgaagaaaataatactttaaaaaatagaccaacccaaatgacaaaagagatccaaaaagccaatgaggagaagaataccctaaaaagcagaattggccagatggaaaaggaggtccaaaagctcactgaagaaaataattccttaaagattagaatggagcagatggaagctaatgactttatgaaaaaaaatcaagaaattataatacacaaccaaaggaatgaaaagatcagacaatatgaaatatctcactggaaaaaacaactgacctggaaaatacatccaagagagacaatttaaaaattatgggactacctgaaaagccatgatcaaaaaaagagcctagacatcatctttcaagaaattatcaaggaaaattgccctgatactATAGAAcatgagggtaaaataaatattgaaagaatcaatggatcaccttctgaaagagatccccaaaggaaaactctaggaatattgtagccaaatttcagagctcccagatcaaggagaaaatattgcaagcagccagaaagaaacaatttgagtactatagaaatacaataggataacacaagatctagcagcttctacattacgggATTGAAGgtcttgcaatatgatattccagaagtcagaggagctagaatcacctacccagcaaaactgaggataatacttcaggggaagaatgGTTATTtgataaaatagaggactttcaagcattcttgatgaaaagaccagagctgactggaaaatttgactttcaaacacaagaatcaagaaaagcatgaaaaggtaaacaggaaagagaaatcataagggacttactaaagttgaattgtttacattcctacatggaaagatcatatttgtaactcttgagacttttctcagtattagggttgttggagggattatatacatatagacagaggacacaaggtgagttgaataggaagggatgatatctaaaaaaaattaaattaaggggtaagaggaaaatattgggaggagaaagagagaaacagaatggggcaaattatctctcacaaaaaagaggcaagaaaaatctttttcaatggaagggaagaggaggcagctgaaaggaaaaaagtgaaccttactctcatcacatttggcttaaggagggaataacatgcacactgaatttgTGATGAAAacatcttacgctacaggaaagtaggggagaaggggataagcaagatgtggggggatgatagaagggagggtaaatgggagaaaggggtaattagaagtaattaGAACacatgaggagggatagggtcaaaaagagagaatagaataaatggggggcaggatacaatggagggaaataaagtctttccacaacatgacttttgtggaagtattttgcatgtataacatatattgaattgctggccttctcagtggggatgggtggggagggaggaaaggaaacagagtgaaactcaaagttttaaaaacaaatgttaaagattatttttacaagcaattgggaaataaaatatacaggtaatggggtacagaaatcttgccctacaacaaaatagagaagatggggataagagaaggggggtgtgataaaagggagggcagattgggggaaggagtaatcagaacgcatgctgtcttgggataggcagaggggagagatggggagaaaatctggaactcaaaatcttgtggaaatgaatgttgaaaacttaaaaaaaaaaaaattttaaatgaaagaagcTTGCTGACTGCATATCTAGATTACAGGCAGAACAGTAACTAGCCCAGGACCAGTAGGACCTCAGGCCAGGATGAAGCACTTTAGAGGGTAGCACAATTAAACCTAATTACTCCAGTGAGAAGGGAGATAAAGGGCACAAATTCAGATTCTAGctaagaggagaggaggaggaattcTTCTTAGCCCTTAGAGATGTAAACAAGGTTCAGGTGTGAGAGTGAACTTGGAAGGAGAAGGATAATCTCTGCTGCTACTTTTCTTCCCAGAGGCAGTGTGGGAAGGAGCCCACAGTCTCTCTATTGAAGCAAGGGATCACAGAATTAGATTTAGAAGAGACCTTGGCAAGGCCGTCTAGTCTAGCcccatcattttagagatgagaaaatggaagtccagaaatggtaaataatatatacaaatcataatagaaaagtaagaggtgagatttgaatccaagttcccTGAATCTAGACCTGGTGTTCTTTCTGCTGCACCTGCTAGACCTCAGATCTCATGTTTTTGATCAGGTCTCTTCTTATTGACAATCTATATTCCCTATACTTCTGCAGtacctcatttttctcttaaatGAATTTGTGATTACATCACACATTGATTTCATAGAAtaaatttgaaagttttttttgAGGGCTCTCGTTAGGACCACTTGCTAAAGGCAGAGTTGTTCTGAGTGCTAAAACTTCTAGTTATGGTTCTGTCCACAAACCTATTGACAGACccaaaaaagagaatggaaaaacctttaaaaaatttttttaaagtgaaagatgttaatgtattttctctttccaCTCCCCACCCTATAGTACCACCATCATTAAAAAGTAGTTCTAGGCATTCCCAAAGTCAAACACTCTGAAAATATTTCTCCAAGATTCTACATGGCTCACCTTTTCTCTTGACCACCATTCGTTTTTTCAGCAACTCGCCACAAGCAGTTTCATAGTAGTCTCTGTCCTTAAGTTTATGAAACAAGGGAATACTTTCATAGTCACCACTTTTAGATTTGTCTTTGGTTTTTACAGGCCAAACAATTAGCTGAGGAGATGCGGTAGTATGAGATGGCTTCCAGATTACCCGATGACCAATCTCTTGGTAAAAGTTCTCATTAGAAGGGGTCAGATCTCCCCTTGGATCAACTGCTTCAAAAATATATTCAGCCTCATCCAAGTCCTTGTCACCATCAATCTCTTCACCTTCTATTCCCCACAAATCTTCAGAATCAGGATCAGAAAGACTCTCCTTTTCCTTGAAAGAGCAGGTTTTTTGGGTGGGATACCTAGATAGGTCTTCCTGCTCCCTGCCTCTTTTGATATGTTCTTTAAGCTTTCTACTTGAGTTCATTTTAGTATCACGGTCAACTATACCACCAACTTCACCTACCATCAtcactccctcctcttcctcattatAGTAATCATCTTGGATCTCAGACTCTTGTCCAGTGCCCTCTGTGCTTTTGCCATACATATTCTTCTCAAGTACAAGGTCAGTCATAGGCACATTGTCCAGGGAAGACTCTTCACTTCTGGAGGATGGTTCCACAGAGCTAACACTTGGGCTCTTTCTCTGAGGCAAGGGATGGATGCTTGCATCAATCTTCTCAAAGCGAGCCAGCCAGGTGGGAGTGGGATTGAACTCACCCAATTCATTGCTCCAAAAACCATCTCTTAACTTGGTCTGCCCATTTTGTCTACTTGGGCTGGGGGGTTCTTGACTCGAGCCATTGATGGCCTCCATGCTAGAACAAACCGATTCTGCTTGCTGGTTCAATTTCTGAGTAGACCTATTTGGTGTCAACACCGACAGACTTGGACTTGCCACTGAGTGGACCTTTTTACCTGATCTATTCAGCTCATTAGGTTGCCATTGGTTTGCTGTATGTAGGGGAGTCGAAAATTTCTGAGTGGCTACCCTCTCCTTGTCTTTATCTAAACTTCCTTCCAGGCTAGGTCCTGGCATCTGGACCTCTTTATCTTGTACACCTTCAGGATACTGTTTGGTCAACATAGCACtatctttgtcttcttctgaacaTTCTATGGTTGGCATTTCTTCTCCCTTATGAGGGGTATACAGAACCCCTATCCTCTCACAAGAGCTAAGTGGAAACAAATCACATTGTACTATGTTTTCTGGTGCTGTTTTGCCATGTGTTAAATCATAAATAGGGATGGTTTCTTTAAAGGATTTCCAGAGCTGTATTGCTGGAGAACCATCTCCATATTCTattcttatctcttccttttcaaagGCATAGTTCCCTGAAGGAATGTTTCTGTACATGGTAGTTGATGAAGGACTCTTACCATGAACCTCTCTCTCTTGCACTGGGGAAGATAAAATGGTTGTCTTTTTTTCAGAGGCAGCATTAGTCATTCTACCTGAATTGCAGCCATTGGAATCTAATTTTTGGACTTGCTTTTTGAACTTGCTTTCAGGCTGTTGGGGATCAGTCTGGGTCTCtttggtttctgtttttttcccagGGCTGCTGTAATGACAGAAATGTGCAGCATGCTGGAACAGAGTATATGAAGGTTGAGGATGGAAATAGGGCCTTCTGTTCACTCTGGTTGGCACAGGAGCTTGTGGCATGAGAAAGCCAGGGTACTCATGTAGAGCAACGGAATAATATGGAACGTAGGGGTTTCCATTTCTGAACCCtatggaagaaacaaaagaaaaacatttaggtGAATTTTTACAGTGAGTTCTTAGtcgtttctttcttttttgtcaattGATTTATTGATAAGAGGTCATTCTATGCTAAATATAAAACAGTCAAGCAATTTATATCTTGATTGCTGGaagctttttaaagttttcaatattcacttttataagattttgggtttcaaattttccttctccctccccaagacagtgtgcaatctgatatacactatacatgtataatcatattaaacatatttccactttagtgatattgtgaaagaagaatcagaacaaaagtgagaagaaaccatgaaaaaaaaaatagcatgctttgatctgcattcagactccatagttctttctctggatgtcattagcattttccatcacaagtcttttggaactgtcttagatcatcatactgctgagaacagctaagtctagcaaagttggtcattgtacaacattgttgttgctgtgtacaatgttgtgaATTCTTAGCCTTAACCTAAATTAAGTCTGGTCTACGATGACCATGATTTTTCCTTACATTTAGTTAGATTTATGGGCCTGGTATATTACAGGAAAGGGATGTGCCCTATTTGGGCATTTGGTTTTATCACAGTAAATCTACTCATTGACTAGGAACATGTGGTCTATGtagttgagttgtttttcagttgtgtcaactctgtgaccccacttggagttttcttggcaaagatattggcctggcttgccatttctgtcttcagctcattttacagaagaggataaactgagacaaaagaattaagtaacctgcccaaggtcacagagctagtatctgaggccagatttgaacccaggaagattcatcttcctgatagCCTTTAGACCTGTCAATCTATCCACTTCAACACTTAGCTGCCCATATGTGGGCTATACATAATACTTACTATTAGTCTGTTCACAAGTGACTGAAGAATTGTAATCGGTGTTTACTTggtaggagaaaaggaggaggagggatgtCCTTTAGAGATAGGGATTGGCTTTAGACCTGGATAATTTAAGTTCTGACCACCCAGCTCCACCCCTACACAGGCGTAATAGGGTTTCAAATGAGGTTGTAATGACAAGCTGACTATGTCAATTGATGGCCAGGGGACAGGGTCCAAAGAATTCCTGGGCTTGAGGCAAATTTGGTTAGTGTGTctgtaagaaaatagaggggatgcagGAATATTGCATTGTAGACTAGAAGAAAGTTATGAGTTAATTTTCTAACAGTCTTTAGAAAAGGAGACCTCATTAGGACTGAAAGAATATTAAGAATTATCATGTTAATTCAAGTTGTGTAGATaattttctgaaaaggaaattctGGCTGAAAAACATGTAGACTTGCATCATGACCATTATTCATAAAATTGAACTCATATTGTTAAAGAGGATTATAATTGCCACTCTAGTGACTAATATTATAACATAATTATCATGTAGAAcactaacttttttttaattgaaattttctCAAACAAAGGCTATTCAGGGACTTGTAGGAtataaatagatatttttaaaaagtaagaaaaagtatACTTCCTGATGGCTCTAAAATTCTACAAGGAAGTGAAATTAGATGTTTGGACCTTACAGGAAGGGATTTTACAGCCATCTGATCCTAAAGTTGATGAGTGCTTGAATGTTTGCAGGGACCAGGAAGTTACTACCTCTGAGGATTCTGcactccattttaaaaaaaatatgtaacttTCATAATTAGTTTCCCATGCTGAATCAAATGTTGCTTCTCTAAGACTGTTACTCATTGGCTTGGATTCTACCTTctgaaaagaggtagaaaaactAGACTTTTCCCCCCCATCATgataatccttcaaatatttgaaggttaTTATTATTGTCTATCCCTTAATCTTCCCTTTTCCAGGGTAAAGatcccccagttccttcaatttaGCCCAAGATGTTTCTTATCCATTCTGGCCAACTTCTCTCAGATGGGAAGCCTACTTGGGGTCAACTTCTAATCTACCAGGGTCGCTCTAATAATACAGTAATAGGGACTGAACATATTTTGTATATGCTCTGGTCAGCATAGAGTATCATTGCTTTAGAGATTATAGGTCTATTAATTTAGTCAAAGTTTGTAACAGACACTATGGTCATTACGTCACATTATGGACAGTCAACAACTCTAGTTTTTCTGCTCCCTAACCAACCCAAGACACCTATTGTTAAATCAACTATTTCATTCTATATTTGCATAGTGAAATATAACCTCACTGCTTATCAGATTTAAGCTTAACACATTTATCTATTAAACTTATCAGATTTATCTCTAAATTGAAATTTCTCATTTACAAACTTAAACTTCTTAGATTTagcttgtatttttgtaaaatatttaagaTTCCAAGAGAATTTTCTGTGAAAGAAGACATTAGCTCTCCTTTTCAACTTTCTcatccaaaaaaatatgaaatctgGTTTTTAATCTAAGCCACTAATGAAATTGTTGACTAAGAGAATgcaaagaataaaagtcattaaCATACTCTTAGAGATTTCCCTCCAGTTTGACATTGGTCAATATTCTGAGTGCTATGGTTGTTTAGAAGTTAATCTACCCATAATATTATCATCCAGACTGCACTCCATCTtttctacaagaaaaaaaaaaacagcttcagATTTTGGCAGTCTTCTGACACAATGTTCTATTATATTCCCTTGATCTGACAGATTTCgtctgtgacctcaggcaaatcacttcactttgaCGGACCTGTTTCCTTTCATTAAAAAGATCTTTGACTAGAAGCCCTTTCTAGCTCTTGATAGAACATCCTGATTTAATagccaaagaaagaaattagataGATGTTCTCAGGGAGCCTATGTGTGTACTCTGGTGGTCACAAAACAGCACATGCAGAAACAAAAGGTGAAGGGGGAGGAGGCCTGAATTCATAGGCACTGTTAAAGGCTTCActtattcacattttctccttcttccccacagATCCTTCCTCTGTGttactttttccctttaaaattcggcattttcctcatttttttttcttttacttttctgctttaaaataaaaaaaaaaaaaccattacaGCTGCGAAATGTTAACGAGTTCTCAAGGAACATAGGATCAGCTGGAGCACAAAGGCAGCTACTAGTTGAAGCACACTCTCGCACTGCAACgctatcttggggtaggggaTGGAAACAAAGACAGATTCTATTTTATGCCATTTTCTCTAACTAGCACCATGGCAAGGCTAAAGATACTACTTTTCTTGGGGTGGTGCCCCATTAAGGCCAACACTGTCCTGCTTGGCTCCATCTTAACTTCTTTAGCTTTCCACCTCTCTGGGATCATTGCCAGCTGGTGCTCCAAATCCAGACACCCTAAATGCaatcttcccttttaaaaatgtttccaaaCTACTATCTTTGTATGACAACTTATCTCCATTGATGTTTTCCTCTGATCAGTGAGAAGTAAAACAGCAAAAGGATCACACAGATGCAGAACTTTAGATTTTCATTAGATGGAAGCTTTAAATGGAGTTAAATTAGAGTATTATTAAGCTAGGCTGTAGTTAAGGTTAGTCACCACAGTCTTTAGAAAGAACTGGGAACGAAGCTAGAGAAGGGAGGAggtaaaaagaggaaaacaaatagaAGAGGCAAGAGGAAAAGGTAGACCAATAGGTAGAAAATGTTTGTCtactgaaatatttaaaaagcatgCACTTCAAAAAGCTGTTTTATAAGGTTATAGTGGTCATTGGCCTTACCTGCTGCTGACACACAATAAGGATTATAGAGAGGATTCAGGTACCACGGATTTGGGAATGGGGGTTGTGCTGTGGGTTGAGTGTAAAAAAAAGGTCTTGCATTGTTGCCTTCAGAACGTGATCCAGTTCCTGGAGCTGGTGAAGCATTCATTTTCTGGACTAAAACACATTTATGTCATTATAAGGACCAATATTTTGGTATTTGCTACTTTGAGGAACTGTCTTCTCCTCCAAGACATCCTACTTCCCTCCAACATACCCaattctttcctgtctttccttGCTGATCTGTT harbors:
- the LOC140499513 gene encoding uncharacterized protein isoform X1, whose product is MNASPAPGTGSRSEGNNARPFFYTQPTAQPPFPNPWYLNPLYNPYCVSAAGFRNGNPYVPYYSVALHEYPGFLMPQAPVPTRVNRRPYFHPQPSYTLFQHAAHFCHYSSPGKKTETKETQTDPQQPESKFKKQVQKLDSNGCNSGRMTNAASEKKTTILSSPVQEREVHGKSPSSTTMYRNIPSGNYAFEKEEIRIEYGDGSPAIQLWKSFKETIPIYDLTHGKTAPENIVQCDLFPLSSCERIGVLYTPHKGEEMPTIECSEEDKDSAMLTKQYPEGVQDKEVQMPGPSLEGSLDKDKERVATQKFSTPLHTANQWQPNELNRSGKKVHSVASPSLSVLTPNRSTQKLNQQAESVCSSMEAINGSSQEPPSPSRQNGQTKLRDGFWSNELGEFNPTPTWLARFEKIDASIHPLPQRKSPSVSSVEPSSRSEESSLDNVPMTDLVLEKNMYGKSTEGTGQESEIQDDYYNEEEEGVMMVGEVGGIVDRDTKMNSSRKLKEHIKRGREQEDLSRYPTQKTCSFKEKESLSDPDSEDLWGIEGEEIDGDKDLDEAEYIFEAVDPRGDLTPSNENFYQEIGHRVIWKPSHTTASPQLIVWPVKTKDKSKSGDYESIPLFHKLKDRDYYETACGELLKKRMVVKRKGRLQKEDLMVAGDDFWVKSGAKPKFISQNMSSTVRSKEQVKLDRPKRKMLRKHKDMKPETEAIEVWTVPKRSIPRGYGLRKSSYRK
- the LOC140499513 gene encoding uncharacterized protein isoform X2; amino-acid sequence: MNASPAPGTGSRSEGNNARPFFYTQPTAQPPFPNPWYLNPLYNPYCVSAAGFRNGNPYVPYYSVALHEYPGFLMPQAPVPTRVNRRPYFHPQPSYTLFQHAAHFCHYSSPGKKTETKETQTDPQQPESKFKKQVQKLDSNGCNSGRMTNAASEKKTTILSSPVQEREVHGKSPSSTTMYRNIPSGNYAFEKEEIRIEYGDGSPAIQLWKSFKETIPIYDLTHGKTAPENIVQCDLFPLSSCERIGVLYTPHKGEEMPTIECSEEDKDSAMLTKQYPEGVQDKEVQMPGPSLEGSLDKDKERVATQKFSTPLHTANQWQPNELNRSGKKVHSVASPSLSVLTPNRSTQKLNQQAESVCSSMEAINGSSQEPPSPSRQNGQTKLRDGFWSNELGEFNPTPTWLARFEKIDASIHPLPQRKSPSVSSVEPSSRSEESSLDNVPMTDLVLEKNMYGKSTEGTGQESEIQDDYYNEEEEGVMMVGEVGGIVDRDTKMNSSRKLKEHIKRGREQEDLSRYPTQKTCSFKEKESLSDPDSEDLWGIEGEEIDGDKDLDEAEYIFEAVDPRGDLTPSNENFYQEIGHRVIWKPSHTTASPQLIVWPVKTKDKSKSGDYESIPLFHKLKDRDYYETACGELLKKRMVVKRKVKLDRPKRKMLRKHKDMKPETEAIEVWTVPKRSIPRGYGLRKSSYRK
- the LOC140499513 gene encoding uncharacterized protein isoform X4, producing MPQAPVPTRVNRRPYFHPQPSYTLFQHAAHFCHYSSPGKKTETKETQTDPQQPESKFKKQVQKLDSNGCNSGRMTNAASEKKTTILSSPVQEREVHGKSPSSTTMYRNIPSGNYAFEKEEIRIEYGDGSPAIQLWKSFKETIPIYDLTHGKTAPENIVQCDLFPLSSCERIGVLYTPHKGEEMPTIECSEEDKDSAMLTKQYPEGVQDKEVQMPGPSLEGSLDKDKERVATQKFSTPLHTANQWQPNELNRSGKKVHSVASPSLSVLTPNRSTQKLNQQAESVCSSMEAINGSSQEPPSPSRQNGQTKLRDGFWSNELGEFNPTPTWLARFEKIDASIHPLPQRKSPSVSSVEPSSRSEESSLDNVPMTDLVLEKNMYGKSTEGTGQESEIQDDYYNEEEEGVMMVGEVGGIVDRDTKMNSSRKLKEHIKRGREQEDLSRYPTQKTCSFKEKESLSDPDSEDLWGIEGEEIDGDKDLDEAEYIFEAVDPRGDLTPSNENFYQEIGHRVIWKPSHTTASPQLIVWPVKTKDKSKSGDYESIPLFHKLKDRDYYETACGELLKKRMVVKRKVKLDRPKRKMLRKHKDMKPETEAIEVWTVPKRSIPRGYGLRKSSYRK
- the LOC140499513 gene encoding uncharacterized protein isoform X3, translated to MPQAPVPTRVNRRPYFHPQPSYTLFQHAAHFCHYSSPGKKTETKETQTDPQQPESKFKKQVQKLDSNGCNSGRMTNAASEKKTTILSSPVQEREVHGKSPSSTTMYRNIPSGNYAFEKEEIRIEYGDGSPAIQLWKSFKETIPIYDLTHGKTAPENIVQCDLFPLSSCERIGVLYTPHKGEEMPTIECSEEDKDSAMLTKQYPEGVQDKEVQMPGPSLEGSLDKDKERVATQKFSTPLHTANQWQPNELNRSGKKVHSVASPSLSVLTPNRSTQKLNQQAESVCSSMEAINGSSQEPPSPSRQNGQTKLRDGFWSNELGEFNPTPTWLARFEKIDASIHPLPQRKSPSVSSVEPSSRSEESSLDNVPMTDLVLEKNMYGKSTEGTGQESEIQDDYYNEEEEGVMMVGEVGGIVDRDTKMNSSRKLKEHIKRGREQEDLSRYPTQKTCSFKEKESLSDPDSEDLWGIEGEEIDGDKDLDEAEYIFEAVDPRGDLTPSNENFYQEIGHRVIWKPSHTTASPQLIVWPVKTKDKSKSGDYESIPLFHKLKDRDYYETACGELLKKRMVVKRKGRLQKEDLMVAGDDFWVKSGAKPKFISQNMSSTVRSKEQVKLDRPKRKMLRKHKDMKPETEAIEVWTVPKRSIPRGYGLRKSSYRK